In Mixta intestinalis, the following are encoded in one genomic region:
- the purF gene encoding amidophosphoribosyltransferase produces MCGIVGITGFMPVNQSIYDALTVLQHRGQDAAGICTIDALNCFRLRKANGLVNDVFEARHMQRLQGNMGIGHVRYPTAGSSSASEAQPFYVNSPYGITLAHNGNLTNAHELRKQLFESGRRHVNTTSDSEILLNIFAQELDRCKHHPLEADDIFSAVAAVHQQVRGAYACVAMIIGHGMVAFRDPNGIRPLVMGKRELSEGRTEYMVASESVALDTLGFEFLRDVAPGEAVYITTKGQLYTRQCAENPRNNPCLFEYVYFARPDSFLDKISVYSARVRMGTKLGEKIAREWEDLDIDVVIPIPETSTDVALEIARILNKPYRQGFVKNRYVGRTFIMPGQQLRRNAVRRKLNANRAEFRDKNVLLVDDSIVRGTTSEQIIEMAREAGAKKVYLASAAPEIRFPNVYGIDMPSATELIAHGREVDEICQLIKADALIFQDLDDLIEAVREENPDIAQFECSVFNGIYVTKDVDQQYLEYLQSLRNDDAKALARQNEVESLELHNEG; encoded by the coding sequence ATGTGCGGTATTGTCGGTATCACCGGTTTCATGCCGGTCAACCAGTCGATTTATGACGCGTTAACGGTGCTCCAGCACCGTGGGCAGGATGCCGCAGGCATTTGTACCATCGATGCGCTGAACTGTTTCCGTCTGCGTAAGGCGAACGGGCTGGTCAACGATGTGTTTGAAGCTCGCCATATGCAGCGTTTGCAGGGCAATATGGGCATCGGCCACGTGCGTTACCCGACCGCCGGTAGCTCCAGCGCTTCCGAAGCGCAGCCTTTTTACGTCAACTCCCCGTACGGTATCACCCTGGCCCACAACGGCAACCTGACTAACGCGCACGAGCTGCGCAAGCAGCTGTTTGAAAGCGGGCGTCGCCATGTCAATACCACCTCAGACTCAGAAATCCTGCTGAATATCTTTGCCCAGGAACTGGATCGCTGTAAGCATCACCCGCTGGAAGCGGACGATATCTTCTCGGCGGTTGCTGCGGTACATCAGCAGGTACGTGGCGCATACGCCTGCGTGGCGATGATTATCGGCCACGGCATGGTCGCCTTCCGCGATCCGAACGGCATCCGTCCGCTGGTGATGGGCAAGCGCGAGCTTTCAGAAGGACGCACCGAATATATGGTGGCTTCGGAGAGCGTGGCGCTGGATACGCTCGGCTTTGAATTTCTGCGCGATGTAGCGCCGGGCGAGGCGGTTTATATCACCACGAAAGGGCAGCTCTATACGCGTCAGTGCGCGGAGAATCCGCGTAACAACCCCTGCCTGTTTGAATACGTTTATTTCGCCCGCCCCGACTCTTTCCTCGATAAAATTTCGGTCTACAGCGCCCGCGTGCGCATGGGCACCAAGCTGGGCGAAAAAATCGCTCGCGAATGGGAAGATCTGGATATCGACGTGGTGATACCGATTCCGGAAACCTCTACCGACGTGGCGCTGGAAATCGCCCGAATTTTGAATAAACCCTATCGTCAGGGGTTTGTAAAAAACCGCTACGTGGGCCGCACCTTTATTATGCCGGGCCAGCAGCTGCGCCGGAACGCAGTGCGCCGTAAGCTGAACGCTAACCGCGCCGAGTTCCGCGATAAAAACGTGCTGCTGGTGGATGATTCCATCGTGCGCGGCACCACCTCAGAGCAGATTATTGAAATGGCGCGCGAGGCGGGGGCGAAAAAGGTTTATCTTGCTTCGGCAGCGCCGGAGATTCGCTTCCCCAACGTTTACGGCATCGATATGCCCAGCGCGACGGAGCTGATCGCCCATGGACGTGAAGTGGATGAGATTTGCCAGCTGATTAAGGCCGATGCACTGATTTTCCAGGATCTGGACGATCTGATTGAGGCGGTGCGTGAAGAGAATCCCGATATCGCCCAGTTCGAATGCTCGGTATTTAACGGCATCTACGTGACGAAAGATGTCGATCAGCAATATCTGGAGTATTTGCAGTCGCTGCGCAACGATGACGCTAAAGCGCTGGCGCGGCAGAATGAGGTGGAAAGCCTCGAACTGCACAACGAAGGTTAA
- the dedD gene encoding cell division protein DedD: MASKFQNRLVGTIILVAVGVIVLPGLLDGKKKHYKEEFAAIPLVPKPDDQQDSDMVPPVTQALPTQPPEGAGAAIGGNSNRPPQSADSGSTVPQQNSAPSVVSPPPVVSAKPRVEPPKPKPVETPKPKPVEQPKPKPVEQPKPKPAESAAPAGQAYVVQLGALKNASKVNEIVAQLRLSGYRAFTVPATPVQGQITRIYVGPDASKAKMQAAIGELKNLSGLSGVVKPYSVR, encoded by the coding sequence GTGGCAAGTAAGTTTCAGAACCGCCTGGTCGGTACGATCATCCTGGTCGCCGTTGGCGTCATCGTTCTGCCAGGCCTGCTTGACGGTAAAAAAAAGCACTATAAAGAGGAGTTCGCAGCGATTCCGCTGGTGCCGAAGCCGGACGATCAGCAGGACAGCGACATGGTGCCGCCGGTAACCCAGGCGCTGCCGACCCAGCCGCCGGAAGGGGCTGGCGCGGCGATTGGCGGCAACAGCAACCGTCCGCCGCAGTCGGCGGACAGCGGATCTACCGTGCCGCAGCAGAACAGCGCACCGTCAGTTGTTTCACCGCCGCCGGTAGTTTCCGCTAAACCGCGCGTCGAGCCGCCAAAACCGAAGCCGGTAGAGACGCCGAAGCCGAAGCCAGTCGAACAACCGAAACCCAAACCGGTCGAGCAGCCGAAGCCGAAACCGGCGGAATCTGCCGCACCTGCGGGTCAGGCTTACGTAGTACAGCTCGGCGCGTTGAAAAACGCCAGTAAGGTTAATGAGATTGTGGCGCAGCTGCGTCTTTCCGGCTATCGCGCCTTTACCGTGCCCGCCACGCCGGTACAGGGGCAGATTACCCGGATTTACGTTGGCCCGGATGCCTCAAAAGCTAAAATGCAGGCGGCGATCGGTGAGCTGAAAAACCTCTCCGGGCTGAGTGGGGTAGTTAAACCCTACAGCGTGCGTTAA
- the cvpA gene encoding colicin V production protein, with translation MVWIDYVIIGIVGFSALVSLIRGFVREALSLITWGCAFFVASHYYPYLAVWFTGFNDQLVRNGIAIAVLFIATLIVGAIVNYVIGSLVEKTGLSGTDRVLGVCFGALRGVLIVSAMLFFLDTFTGFSKSPDWQQSQLIPEFSYIIRWFFDYLQSTSSFLPR, from the coding sequence ATGGTCTGGATAGATTACGTCATCATTGGGATTGTTGGTTTTTCCGCTCTTGTCAGCCTGATCCGTGGGTTTGTTCGGGAAGCTTTATCGCTTATCACCTGGGGATGCGCATTCTTTGTTGCCAGTCATTACTATCCCTACCTTGCGGTCTGGTTCACCGGTTTTAACGATCAGCTGGTGCGCAACGGTATCGCCATCGCCGTTCTGTTTATCGCCACGCTGATTGTTGGAGCGATAGTGAACTATGTGATTGGCTCGCTGGTCGAAAAGACCGGATTATCGGGCACGGACAGGGTGCTGGGAGTCTGCTTCGGGGCGCTGCGTGGCGTATTGATCGTGTCAGCGATGCTGTTCTTCCTCGATACCTTTACCGGCTTTTCCAAAAGCCCGGACTGGCAGCAGTCTCAGCTGATCCCTGAGTTCAGTTACATCATCAGATGGTTCTTTGACTATCTGCAAAGCACGTCGAGTTTTTTACCCCGGTAA